From the Paenibacillus sp. FSL H8-0548 genome, one window contains:
- a CDS encoding sugar ABC transporter ATP-binding protein, whose product MKQEQKPIEEPILRMTGIHKQFPGVKALTNVQFRLFPGEVHALMGENGAGKSTLIKLLTGVYAIDQGEVELEKQQLIIHGPQEAQDNGISTVYQEVNLCPNLSVAENIWIGREPRRFGRILWKELYSSSEKLLLERLQLQIDVRKPLQDYSVAVQQLVAIARALNISAKVLILDEPTSSLDRNEVEQLFQVMNKLKDEGLAILFVTHFLDQVYEISDRITILRGGEFVGEYRASELSRIELVTKMIGKELEQLEHLPKSDTGLADDAAEVTVEAKDLGRSGAIKPFNLNIKKGEVVGLAGLLGSGRTELARLFFGADRSDHGELRMAGHAASVISSPRQAIDQGVAFCSENRKTEGIIEELTVRENIILALQASRGWLKTISRKKQDEFADEFIKSLNINPPNPNHLVKNLSGGNQQKVILARWLLTDPKLLILDEPTRGIDIGAKTDIQKLVRALSAKGMSVLFISSELEEVLRVSDRIAVLRDRRKVKEMWDSDMNQKLVMQAIAGGTEK is encoded by the coding sequence ATGAAGCAGGAACAAAAGCCGATTGAAGAGCCGATTCTTCGTATGACAGGCATTCATAAGCAATTTCCTGGTGTGAAAGCATTAACTAATGTTCAATTTCGATTATTTCCAGGTGAAGTACATGCCCTTATGGGCGAGAATGGTGCGGGGAAATCAACGTTAATTAAGCTTTTAACCGGTGTTTATGCGATTGATCAGGGAGAAGTTGAGCTGGAGAAGCAGCAGCTCATCATCCATGGTCCTCAGGAAGCACAAGATAACGGAATCAGCACGGTATATCAAGAAGTAAATCTTTGTCCCAATTTATCAGTCGCTGAAAATATTTGGATCGGGCGAGAACCGCGCCGCTTCGGACGAATTTTGTGGAAAGAGCTTTACAGCAGCTCCGAGAAGCTGCTGCTTGAGCGGCTCCAGCTGCAAATCGATGTGAGGAAGCCGCTGCAAGATTACTCTGTTGCGGTTCAACAGCTGGTTGCCATCGCACGAGCCCTCAATATTTCTGCAAAAGTGCTTATCTTGGATGAGCCGACCTCAAGTCTTGACCGTAATGAGGTTGAGCAGTTATTTCAAGTGATGAATAAATTAAAGGATGAAGGGCTTGCCATATTGTTCGTGACCCATTTCCTTGATCAAGTGTATGAAATTTCGGATCGGATAACCATTCTCCGCGGAGGAGAATTTGTCGGTGAATATAGAGCAAGCGAGCTCTCGCGAATTGAGCTTGTGACCAAGATGATCGGAAAGGAGCTTGAGCAGCTGGAGCATTTGCCCAAATCAGATACAGGTTTAGCGGATGATGCAGCAGAGGTAACCGTTGAGGCAAAGGACCTTGGCCGAAGCGGTGCCATTAAGCCGTTTAACTTGAACATTAAGAAAGGTGAGGTTGTAGGTCTGGCAGGTCTATTAGGCTCAGGCCGTACAGAGCTTGCGAGGTTGTTTTTTGGTGCGGATCGCTCTGACCACGGCGAGCTGAGGATGGCAGGGCATGCTGCGAGTGTCATTTCATCCCCTAGACAGGCGATCGATCAAGGTGTCGCTTTTTGCTCGGAAAACCGGAAGACAGAGGGGATTATTGAAGAGCTTACGGTACGTGAAAATATTATTTTAGCGCTGCAGGCCTCACGCGGCTGGCTGAAAACCATTTCAAGGAAGAAACAGGACGAGTTTGCAGACGAATTCATTAAGTCACTGAATATCAATCCGCCTAACCCGAACCATCTTGTGAAAAATTTGAGCGGCGGCAACCAGCAAAAGGTTATTTTGGCAAGATGGCTGCTGACTGATCCGAAGCTTCTTATTCTCGATGAGCCGACAAGGGGAATTGATATTGGGGCAAAGACAGATATTCAAAAGCTTGTAAGAGCATTGTCCGCTAAAGGTATGTCGGTTCTGTTCATTTCTTCGGAGCTGGAGGAGGTGCTGCGTGTGAGCGACAGAATCGCTGTATTGCGAGATCGCCGAAAGGTAAAGGAAATGTGGGATTCAGATATGAATCAAAAGCTGGTCATGCAGGCCATTGCGGGAGGGACAGAGAAATGA
- a CDS encoding ABC transporter substrate-binding protein, giving the protein MKKHVRLGAAIMLSTMMLVAAACGNNANEGSKGSKPASADKKITLGFAQVGAESGWRTANTNSVKESAAEAGFELKFSDAQQKQENQIKSIRSYIQQKVDVIAFSPVVESGWDTVLKEAKEAGIPVILTDRAVDSKDDSLYETFIGSDFVEEGRSAGKWLLEKYKDASGDVNIVELQGTTGSAPAIDRKAGFEEIIKDDAKLKVIASQTGDFTRAKGKEVMQSFLKANKDIDVLYAHNDDMALGAIQAIEAAGLKPGEDIIIISVDGVKDGFVAASEGKINFIVECNPLLGPQLMQAVRDVLDGKEIEKRIVTEEGVFTSEDAKRELPNRKY; this is encoded by the coding sequence ATGAAAAAGCATGTAAGATTAGGTGCTGCGATTATGCTATCGACGATGATGCTCGTCGCGGCAGCTTGTGGAAACAATGCGAATGAGGGGTCTAAAGGAAGCAAGCCTGCATCAGCGGACAAAAAAATCACGCTGGGCTTTGCCCAGGTTGGTGCAGAAAGCGGATGGCGTACAGCGAACACAAACTCAGTTAAGGAGTCAGCGGCTGAAGCGGGCTTTGAATTGAAGTTTTCCGATGCGCAGCAAAAACAGGAAAATCAAATTAAGTCGATACGCTCCTATATCCAGCAAAAGGTAGATGTGATCGCATTTTCTCCCGTTGTTGAATCAGGCTGGGATACGGTGCTGAAGGAAGCGAAGGAAGCGGGAATTCCGGTTATATTAACGGATCGTGCAGTAGATTCGAAGGATGATTCGCTTTATGAAACGTTTATCGGCTCTGATTTCGTGGAAGAAGGACGCAGTGCAGGTAAATGGCTATTGGAAAAATATAAAGATGCGTCTGGAGATGTGAATATCGTTGAGCTGCAGGGCACTACGGGCTCCGCTCCAGCTATCGATCGCAAAGCAGGTTTTGAAGAGATTATTAAAGATGATGCTAAGCTAAAGGTTATTGCTTCGCAAACGGGCGATTTCACTCGTGCGAAGGGTAAAGAGGTTATGCAATCTTTTCTAAAAGCAAATAAAGATATCGATGTGCTATATGCACACAATGATGATATGGCGCTAGGCGCTATCCAAGCTATTGAAGCAGCGGGCCTTAAACCAGGCGAGGATATTATTATTATCTCCGTAGATGGCGTGAAGGACGGCTTCGTTGCTGCAAGCGAGGGCAAGATCAATTTTATCGTAGAGTGTAATCCATTGCTAGGGCCGCAGCTGATGCAGGCGGTACGCGATGTGCTTGATGGGAAAGAGATTGAGAAAAGAATTGTAACAGAGGAAGGGGTATTTACCTCTGAAGATGCGAAGCGCGAGCTTCCGAACCGCAAATACTAA
- a CDS encoding sensor histidine kinase: MRAKLLLMFVILTSVPLIVVGIISYQKSFHAVSGHSKASTMLIADQLGRDLDVLFEDTGKLLELEKAPPVQQFLFSQADTYSDAKEIVKTFALYRETYKYENILNMTMINLYGRGISERKGVFQLTVNPLRNPHLQHLLNNPDDILNIPPSHAEPLDRLDGFQYPQQNVISIMATVKQRITHEVIGFIIIDLNDSTVEQFVNTVTIGKTGLFYVVDHSDTPIFSPANLEPKLSSTQTVQLGSHLADKRNSYVDYTNGKPRFVVFTTSQTTGWTIVGVVPLQEIVEEATAIRRLIIISVLLSIIFTITLHFFITAGLTRPVRLLQSKMRLAASGYLEVKVKPSGQDEIADLGMSFNSMLENIKGLLENSIKEQELIQKANLRALQAQINPHFLYNTLDSIIWMAEAGKNERVIHLVQALSRFFRISLNKGRDWITLKDELEHVRSYLIIQQMRYRDILDYEIEVPEHLHSYTILKMSLQPIVENALYHGIKNKRGKGLIRIVAESEDQLYLTISIEDNGIGMSEAKLNLLREQLDAQLTPEQTGSEVSGGFGLHNVHQRIRLYYGKSYGVEVNSVDQQGTHVIIRIPMKRG, encoded by the coding sequence ATGAGGGCGAAGCTATTGCTAATGTTCGTCATATTAACCTCTGTTCCGTTAATTGTGGTTGGAATCATCTCCTACCAAAAATCATTTCATGCTGTTTCTGGGCATAGCAAAGCTTCAACTATGCTGATTGCAGATCAGCTTGGGCGCGATTTGGATGTATTGTTCGAGGATACTGGAAAGCTGCTTGAGCTTGAGAAGGCCCCGCCTGTTCAACAATTTTTGTTCTCACAGGCTGATACCTACTCGGATGCGAAGGAAATCGTCAAAACGTTTGCTTTGTATCGGGAAACATATAAATATGAAAATATATTGAATATGACCATGATTAATCTATATGGCCGAGGCATCAGTGAACGCAAAGGTGTCTTCCAACTAACCGTCAATCCGCTGCGAAATCCACATTTGCAGCATCTGTTGAACAATCCTGATGATATTCTCAATATTCCACCCTCTCATGCAGAGCCGCTAGATCGACTCGATGGCTTCCAATATCCGCAGCAAAATGTCATTTCGATTATGGCTACAGTCAAGCAGCGAATTACACACGAGGTTATCGGTTTTATTATTATCGATTTAAACGATTCTACTGTTGAACAGTTTGTAAATACGGTGACCATAGGTAAAACTGGACTTTTCTATGTCGTTGATCATTCGGATACACCGATTTTTTCACCCGCTAATCTAGAACCGAAACTTTCATCAACCCAGACCGTTCAGTTAGGCTCACACTTAGCTGATAAAAGAAACAGCTATGTCGATTACACAAATGGAAAACCGCGATTTGTAGTATTTACAACGTCGCAAACGACTGGCTGGACAATCGTTGGCGTCGTACCGCTGCAGGAAATCGTTGAAGAAGCGACCGCTATTCGGCGGCTTATTATCATTAGCGTCCTCTTAAGCATCATTTTTACGATAACGCTTCATTTCTTCATTACAGCCGGCTTAACACGGCCCGTTCGATTGCTGCAAAGCAAGATGAGGCTTGCGGCTTCAGGTTATCTAGAGGTAAAGGTGAAACCGTCCGGACAAGACGAGATTGCTGATCTCGGAATGAGCTTCAACAGTATGCTGGAAAATATAAAAGGGTTGCTGGAGAATAGCATTAAGGAGCAGGAGCTCATTCAAAAGGCCAATCTGCGTGCGCTGCAAGCGCAAATTAATCCCCACTTCCTCTATAACACGCTGGATTCGATTATTTGGATGGCTGAGGCTGGAAAAAACGAACGGGTTATCCACCTTGTCCAAGCGCTCTCGCGGTTTTTCCGAATCAGCCTGAACAAGGGCAGAGATTGGATCACGCTCAAGGATGAATTAGAGCATGTACGCAGCTATTTAATCATTCAACAAATGCGATATCGCGATATTCTAGACTATGAGATCGAGGTTCCTGAGCATCTTCACAGCTACACGATATTAAAAATGTCCCTACAGCCCATCGTCGAGAATGCGCTGTATCATGGGATAAAAAATAAGCGCGGCAAAGGACTAATTCGCATCGTCGCGGAATCAGAGGATCAATTGTATTTAACTATTTCCATTGAGGATAATGGCATTGGCATGTCAGAAGCAAAGCTCAATTTGCTGCGGGAGCAGCTTGATGCGCAGCTAACACCAGAGCAAACGGGCTCCGAGGTTTCAGGCGGCTTCGGTCTACATAATGTACATCAACGCATTCGTCTTTACTACGGCAAGTCCTATGGCGTTGAAGTGAACAGCGTCGATCAGCAGGGTACGCATGTTATTATCCGCATACCAATGAAACGGGGTTAA
- a CDS encoding response regulator, giving the protein MKKVMLIDDEILVRESIRECIDWTKEGFLYCGDAPDGEVALPMIEQLRPDIIITDIKMPFMNGLELSSIVRSRMPEIKIIILSGHDEFEYARAALRAGVEEYCLKPVSSADIIRMLQETSKKIDQERFEQERILELQQAHGKNTAQDSEKLLADLCSGLITTADAILLASSLSLPLSANHYAVGITDVRCQRGTAQLDRSIIAQAEELLGERIASIGEHLHYKRSHTETIWLFKGRSEAELESSLLHFHQNMYAVVKPILSCSLTVGLGTVQDRLQGIHTSYLEAEDDKHWRRIARQSQLALLGAAASPGHTLSTHPFDRQRFIDFLKLGNPKHTLVFVDSLAEELQAIDWKGTLYGCYLLNDLAIEALRIAKAMSRSLYIPEQFEAELQQSLSAIRRFDDARQFLIKLLGQFWIWRNDSTDKYADMLNQVKDYIQKHYHDDRLSLQDAAEFACVSVSHLSKVFSQETGQTFIEYVTHTRIRRAMELLKATNAKTYEIAHLVGYNDAHYFSHLFKRITGATTSQYRKDQAASSVQSSYKGAIYAHNSIDPD; this is encoded by the coding sequence ATGAAAAAAGTGATGCTTATAGACGATGAAATATTAGTTCGCGAAAGTATACGAGAATGTATCGATTGGACGAAAGAGGGCTTTCTTTATTGTGGCGACGCGCCTGACGGCGAGGTTGCGCTTCCGATGATCGAGCAATTGCGCCCGGACATTATAATAACCGATATAAAAATGCCCTTTATGAACGGATTAGAGCTTAGCAGCATCGTCCGGAGCCGCATGCCTGAAATTAAAATCATTATTTTAAGCGGTCATGATGAATTTGAGTACGCACGAGCTGCGCTCCGAGCTGGTGTAGAGGAATATTGCTTGAAACCCGTCAGCTCCGCCGATATTATTCGAATGCTTCAAGAAACCAGCAAAAAAATCGATCAGGAGCGATTTGAACAAGAACGAATACTTGAGCTGCAGCAGGCACATGGGAAAAACACCGCACAAGATAGCGAAAAGCTATTAGCTGATCTTTGCAGCGGTTTGATCACAACTGCAGATGCTATTCTACTCGCGAGCAGTCTTTCACTTCCTTTATCCGCGAACCACTATGCGGTTGGCATTACAGATGTGCGCTGCCAGAGGGGAACCGCGCAGCTGGACCGTTCAATTATCGCCCAGGCTGAGGAGCTGTTAGGAGAGCGAATTGCATCTATAGGCGAGCATTTGCATTACAAGCGCAGCCATACGGAAACGATATGGCTGTTCAAGGGCCGAAGCGAGGCAGAGCTGGAAAGCAGCTTGCTTCATTTTCATCAAAATATGTATGCTGTAGTGAAGCCTATTCTTTCTTGCAGCTTAACGGTCGGACTTGGTACGGTGCAGGATCGGCTTCAAGGTATTCATACCTCTTATTTAGAGGCTGAGGACGATAAGCATTGGCGGAGAATAGCGCGGCAAAGTCAGCTTGCCTTATTAGGTGCCGCGGCTTCTCCTGGTCATACGCTATCCACTCACCCCTTTGATCGACAACGATTCATCGATTTTTTGAAGCTCGGAAACCCGAAGCATACCCTTGTCTTTGTCGATTCACTTGCTGAGGAGCTGCAAGCTATTGATTGGAAAGGCACTCTTTACGGCTGCTATCTACTCAATGACTTGGCAATTGAAGCACTGCGAATTGCGAAGGCGATGAGCCGCAGTCTCTATATTCCCGAGCAGTTTGAGGCTGAATTGCAGCAAAGCCTTAGCGCCATTCGACGATTTGACGACGCGCGTCAATTTTTGATTAAATTATTGGGGCAGTTTTGGATTTGGAGAAATGATTCAACAGATAAATATGCAGATATGCTCAATCAGGTAAAGGATTATATTCAAAAGCACTACCATGATGACCGATTATCGCTTCAGGATGCAGCTGAATTTGCATGTGTCAGTGTCAGTCATTTGAGCAAAGTGTTCAGTCAGGAAACCGGTCAAACATTTATCGAATATGTGACTCATACAAGAATTCGAAGGGCTATGGAGCTATTGAAAGCAACTAACGCAAAAACCTATGAAATCGCTCATCTCGTCGGCTACAATGATGCTCACTATTTTTCTCATTTATTTAAACGAATTACTGGTGCGACAACGTCTCAATATCGCAAGGATCAGGCAGCGAGCAGCGTCCAAAGCAGCTATAAAGGAGCCATTTATGCGCACAACAGTATCGATCCCGATTAG
- a CDS encoding substrate-binding domain-containing protein, with the protein MRTTVSIPIRAVLWMFFLVTILATGCQAAADDESKQAAPAETAQLQNKPKLTFGIIYPMAHPYYETITQNAKEAAQHYGINLIVKAPDEANLEQQIRMMETMIAQKVNGIAISPIDSNVMTPIINKAVQAGITVFCFESDAPGSQRMSYIGADNVATGKGIGKIVDQLLNGSGMIIVENGISITMSAKERLKGMLDYLEQNTSIQVLEVLHHEGSNTLALQQLEKMIDDHPHFDAFIALDYVASSTSILVWKATGLSRYALAVGMMPETKEAIRNGQITASLSQNEQKWGSLIIEGLYQAAGNRAVSSAQDSGLTEIRAVP; encoded by the coding sequence ATGCGCACAACAGTATCGATCCCGATTAGAGCTGTGCTTTGGATGTTTTTTTTGGTCACAATTCTCGCAACAGGCTGCCAAGCCGCTGCGGATGATGAGAGCAAGCAAGCAGCTCCTGCTGAAACAGCCCAATTGCAAAATAAGCCTAAACTAACTTTCGGCATTATTTATCCGATGGCTCATCCCTATTACGAAACAATTACACAAAATGCTAAAGAAGCAGCACAGCATTATGGCATTAATCTTATTGTTAAAGCTCCTGACGAAGCTAATTTAGAGCAGCAAATTCGCATGATGGAAACGATGATTGCCCAGAAGGTGAATGGCATCGCGATAAGTCCGATTGATTCAAACGTAATGACACCGATCATTAATAAAGCGGTTCAAGCTGGCATTACGGTTTTCTGCTTCGAATCCGATGCGCCGGGAAGCCAGCGCATGTCCTATATTGGAGCTGACAACGTTGCAACCGGCAAAGGGATAGGTAAAATCGTCGATCAGTTGTTGAACGGCAGCGGAATGATTATTGTCGAAAACGGCATTTCCATAACGATGAGCGCAAAGGAACGGCTGAAAGGCATGCTTGATTATTTGGAACAGAACACCAGCATTCAAGTGCTTGAGGTTCTCCATCATGAAGGAAGCAATACGCTCGCATTACAGCAGCTAGAGAAAATGATTGACGATCATCCGCATTTCGATGCCTTCATTGCACTGGATTATGTAGCAAGCTCCACCTCTATACTGGTATGGAAAGCTACAGGGCTATCCCGTTATGCGCTTGCCGTAGGTATGATGCCCGAAACGAAAGAAGCGATTCGCAACGGTCAAATCACGGCCTCTCTCTCGCAAAACGAGCAAAAGTGGGGTAGTTTAATTATTGAAGGTCTATATCAGGCTGCTGGAAACAGAGCCGTAAGCAGTGCTCAGGATAGTGGTCTAACGGAAATAAGAGCTGTTCCTTAA
- a CDS encoding YqkE family protein: MGKKQKKVHSSAPRSAPKAASNNEQDNGMTLKDLLSSDMLNKLKAQADEMKQAEANLKEDLRKQEEEKKKQEQKRLENDFSYLLENSDPSWSKHK, translated from the coding sequence ATGGGCAAGAAACAGAAGAAAGTACATTCTTCCGCTCCAAGATCGGCTCCAAAAGCTGCATCCAATAATGAGCAGGACAATGGGATGACGCTTAAGGATTTGTTAAGCAGCGATATGCTGAATAAGCTAAAGGCGCAGGCGGATGAAATGAAGCAGGCAGAGGCGAATCTCAAGGAAGACCTTCGCAAGCAGGAGGAAGAGAAGAAGAAACAAGAGCAAAAGCGACTGGAAAATGACTTCTCTTATTTACTTGAAAATAGTGATCCAAGCTGGTCTAAGCATAAATAA